A single genomic interval of Streptomyces showdoensis harbors:
- the gntD gene encoding guanitoxin biosynthesis L-enduracididine beta-hydroxylase GntD gives MTIDQGVLHYDLSTDEVAQLDALIAELKQADCDPGHPRFHDEAWELTGRLPVGLRKFLAEFRRDDPAAAFKIRGFDVDDQAVGPTPGNWSDAAASLNTRREEIFLSLIGKCLGEIFSWPTLQSGRMIQNVLPIAGEENEQSGHGSDVLLEWHTEDGFHPYRCDYLALFGIRNHDRVPTTVASIRDVELSAETRKVLSEPRFYILPDDEHLRQLAVQQPDHPGLLRMRAMRETPEPVAVLFGAPDSPYLRIDPFFMRCVEGDAAAEQALKELVAELERATQDVVVEAGTLLVVDNYLAVHGRKAFTARYDGTDRWLQKAIITRDLRKSRETRDTASGRVLI, from the coding sequence GTGACCATTGACCAGGGCGTACTCCACTACGACTTGTCCACCGACGAAGTCGCCCAGCTGGACGCGCTGATCGCCGAACTGAAGCAGGCGGACTGCGACCCGGGCCACCCGCGCTTCCACGACGAGGCCTGGGAGCTGACCGGCCGGCTGCCCGTCGGGCTGCGGAAGTTCCTCGCGGAGTTCCGCCGCGACGATCCGGCCGCCGCATTCAAGATCCGGGGATTCGACGTCGACGACCAGGCCGTGGGACCCACACCCGGTAACTGGTCCGACGCCGCCGCCTCGCTGAACACCCGCCGCGAGGAAATCTTCCTCTCGCTCATCGGGAAATGCCTGGGTGAGATATTCAGCTGGCCCACTCTGCAGTCCGGCCGGATGATCCAGAATGTGCTGCCGATCGCCGGCGAGGAGAACGAGCAGAGCGGTCACGGCAGCGATGTGCTGCTGGAATGGCACACCGAGGACGGATTCCACCCCTACCGCTGCGACTATCTGGCCCTTTTCGGAATCCGCAACCACGACCGGGTGCCGACCACCGTCGCCTCCATCCGTGACGTGGAGCTCAGCGCGGAGACCCGGAAGGTGCTGTCCGAGCCTCGCTTCTACATCCTTCCGGATGACGAGCACCTGCGTCAGCTTGCCGTCCAGCAGCCGGACCACCCGGGTCTGCTGCGGATGCGCGCGATGCGCGAGACCCCGGAGCCGGTGGCCGTCCTCTTCGGCGCCCCCGACTCCCCGTACCTGCGCATCGACCCCTTCTTCATGCGGTGCGTCGAGGGTGACGCGGCCGCCGAGCAGGCGCTGAAGGAGCTCGTCGCGGAGCTGGAGCGGGCCACCCAGGACGTCGTCGTCGAAGCCGGCACGCTGCTCGTCGTCGACAACTACCTCGCCGTGCACGGCCGCAAGGCCTTCACCGCCCGCTACGACGGCACGGACCGCTGGCTCCAGAAGGCGATCATCACCCGTGACCTGCGCAAGTCGCGGGAGACCCGGGACACCGCTTCGGGCCGTGTCCTGATCTGA
- a CDS encoding cation:proton antiporter, which translates to MAASHAVPIEAVVLADVAIVLLVGAVMVRLARRIHQPPVVAEIAAGLMLGPSLLGLLPGNLPALLFPPEARPMLSAVAQVGLALFMFLAGWELDLGKLRGRTASVGSTAILAMAVPFAVGAGAATLLHGSLAPAGVGHDMFVLYLATAFSITAFPVLARIIRDQGLGTTRVGTTAMACAAAGDVVAWCVLVLVVAMAGSGGTGGFFQVLAWTAAYAAAMLFVVRPLLHKVLRWSGNGRLAVVAAGVLLSAYATSWVGIHAIFGAFAFGLIMPRQGEGEAHALLRRQIELPLEKASSLLLPVFFVVTGLSVDIGGLGWSGLAALLLVLVAAVVGKFAGAALPARFSGMSWRDAGAFGTLMNTRGLTEIVILGIGRELGLIGPELFTMMVLMALVTTAMAGPILRLLGVGGPPPGPDPVPQAGAPAKEKIGAV; encoded by the coding sequence ATGGCAGCGTCCCATGCTGTACCGATCGAGGCGGTGGTCCTGGCCGACGTCGCGATCGTCCTGCTGGTCGGGGCCGTCATGGTCCGGCTCGCGCGGCGGATCCACCAGCCGCCCGTGGTGGCGGAGATCGCCGCCGGACTGATGCTCGGCCCCAGCCTGCTGGGGCTCCTGCCGGGGAACCTGCCCGCGCTGCTCTTTCCGCCCGAGGCCAGACCGATGCTGTCGGCCGTCGCCCAGGTCGGCCTGGCCCTCTTCATGTTCCTGGCCGGCTGGGAGCTCGACCTCGGCAAGCTGCGGGGCCGCACCGCCTCGGTGGGCTCCACGGCGATCCTCGCCATGGCCGTCCCCTTCGCGGTGGGCGCCGGGGCGGCGACCCTGCTCCACGGCTCGCTGGCACCCGCCGGGGTGGGGCACGACATGTTCGTGCTCTACCTGGCCACCGCCTTCTCCATCACCGCGTTCCCGGTGCTCGCCCGGATCATCCGGGACCAGGGCCTCGGCACCACGCGGGTCGGCACCACCGCCATGGCCTGCGCCGCGGCCGGTGACGTGGTCGCCTGGTGCGTCCTCGTCCTGGTGGTCGCGATGGCCGGCTCCGGCGGGACCGGCGGCTTCTTCCAGGTGCTGGCCTGGACGGCGGCGTACGCCGCGGCGATGCTCTTCGTCGTGCGGCCGCTGCTGCACAAGGTGCTGCGCTGGTCCGGCAACGGGCGGCTCGCGGTCGTCGCGGCCGGCGTGCTGCTCTCCGCCTACGCCACCTCGTGGGTCGGCATCCACGCCATCTTCGGCGCCTTCGCCTTCGGCCTGATCATGCCGAGGCAGGGCGAGGGGGAGGCGCACGCGCTGCTGCGCCGGCAGATCGAGCTGCCGCTGGAGAAGGCCTCCTCCCTGCTCCTGCCGGTCTTCTTCGTGGTCACCGGCCTCTCCGTCGACATCGGCGGGCTCGGCTGGTCCGGCCTGGCGGCCCTGCTGCTCGTGCTGGTCGCCGCGGTGGTCGGCAAGTTCGCGGGCGCCGCCCTGCCGGCCCGGTTCTCCGGGATGAGCTGGCGGGACGCGGGAGCCTTCGGCACGCTCATGAACACCCGCGGCCTCACCGAGATCGTCATCCTCGGCATCGGCCGCGAGCTGGGCCTGATCGGTCCGGAGCTGTTCACCATGATGGTCCTGATGGCCCTGGTCACCACGGCGATGGCGGGCCCGATCCTGCGCCTGCTCGGGGTGGGCGGCCCGCCGCCCGGCCCGGACCCCGTCCCGCAGGCCGGGGCCCCGGCCAAGGAAAAGATCGGAGCCGTCTGA
- a CDS encoding sigma factor-like helix-turn-helix DNA-binding protein, producing MTTGARPRAVAHRLLGSHAEADEALREAERGAGPGAPAPAALVRVCLARLRAREAARSGPPPGALGSGPGEEAVLDALAPAERVAYVLHDDFGMPFDTIAEALELTPAAARQLAARARRRLAETDQMPEPDRPDPARRVPARP from the coding sequence GTGACCACCGGTGCGCGGCCGCGCGCGGTCGCGCACCGCCTCCTCGGCTCCCACGCCGAGGCCGACGAGGCCCTGCGGGAGGCGGAGCGCGGCGCCGGGCCCGGCGCGCCCGCCCCGGCGGCCCTCGTCCGGGTCTGCCTCGCGCGGCTGCGGGCGCGCGAGGCCGCCCGCAGCGGACCCCCGCCGGGCGCCCTGGGCAGCGGGCCCGGCGAGGAGGCCGTCCTGGACGCGCTCGCCCCGGCCGAGCGGGTGGCGTACGTACTGCACGACGACTTCGGCATGCCCTTCGACACGATCGCCGAGGCCCTGGAGCTCACCCCGGCCGCCGCCCGGCAGCTGGCCGCCCGGGCGCGGCGCCGGCTGGCGGAGACGGACCAGATGCCCGAGCCGGACCGGCCGGACCCCGCGCGACGGGTCCCGGCACGGCCGTAG
- a CDS encoding DUF6479 family protein, with translation MNTFLVGSDPVTTVAGVWQSGLAQVLGGLVLVLVLIGAFWLGSYLRNRESRPPSPEEQPHRPESDAIPGEMTEYRRPAEMPRTDGEHRLMPYQLKDGSEPNPEPPSEEKRKWGGISSGGFGSGGTGHGD, from the coding sequence ATGAACACTTTCCTCGTGGGTTCCGACCCGGTCACCACGGTGGCCGGTGTCTGGCAGTCCGGTCTCGCCCAGGTCCTCGGCGGGCTGGTCCTGGTCCTCGTCCTCATCGGAGCCTTCTGGCTGGGCTCCTACCTGAGGAACCGGGAATCCCGGCCGCCCTCTCCCGAGGAGCAGCCGCACCGCCCGGAGTCCGACGCCATACCCGGCGAGATGACCGAGTACCGCAGGCCCGCGGAGATGCCGCGGACCGACGGCGAGCACCGGCTCATGCCGTACCAGCTCAAGGACGGCAGCGAGCCCAATCCCGAGCCGCCGAGCGAGGAGAAGCGCAAGTGGGGCGGCATCTCCAGCGGCGGCTTCGGCAGCGGCGGGACGGGGCACGGCGACTGA
- a CDS encoding SigE family RNA polymerase sigma factor produces MRQSRADEFLEFASARSGHLFRSACLLTSGDTHLAEDLVQDTLGRMYVHWGRMHRVGNPAGYAQTVLVRSFLSHRRRRSATERPLGELPDQAPADGEDPALRIALLDALAGLAPKDRAVVVLRYWEDRSIEETADALNVSSAAVRTRSTRALAKLRRRLGGSIGELAAR; encoded by the coding sequence ATGAGACAGTCCCGCGCGGACGAGTTCCTGGAGTTCGCCTCCGCCCGTTCGGGCCACCTGTTCCGCTCGGCCTGCCTGCTGACCAGCGGCGACACCCATCTGGCCGAGGACCTGGTACAGGACACGCTGGGCCGCATGTACGTCCACTGGGGCCGCATGCACCGGGTCGGCAACCCGGCCGGATACGCGCAGACCGTGCTCGTCCGCAGTTTCCTCAGCCACCGGCGGCGCCGCTCGGCCACCGAGCGCCCCCTCGGCGAGCTGCCCGACCAGGCCCCCGCCGACGGCGAGGACCCCGCCCTGCGGATCGCCCTGCTCGACGCCCTGGCCGGGCTCGCGCCCAAGGACCGGGCGGTGGTCGTCCTGCGGTACTGGGAGGACCGGAGCATCGAGGAGACGGCCGACGCCCTGAACGTGAGCTCGGCGGCCGTCCGCACCCGTTCCACCCGGGCCCTGGCGAAGCTGCGCCGGCGGCTCGGCGGCAGCATCGGCGAGCTCGCCGCCCGCTGA
- a CDS encoding bifunctional 3'-5' exonuclease/DNA polymerase, protein MNERWALAPEPEGDGALLVALGPDGLPAGEVRREPDLVAAVRSRPDVARWVWRATSEVYPRLLAAGVRVERCYDVEDAEQLLLGHEGRLGEPRSAAAAWARLRNAPVPPDPPARAAEPGSQDSLFEPVASAGIPFDGLLQVYAEQQRRHDRAEHPGRMRLLTAAESAGMLVAAEMHRAGLPWRADVHREVLHGLLGERYAGGGEPRRLAELADEVSAAFGHRVRPDLPAEVLKAFARAGIRVRSTRRWELEEIDHPAVAPLIAYKKLYRIWTAHGWSWLADWVRDGRFRPEYLPGGTVSGRWTTNGGGALQIPKVIRQAVVADEGWRLVVADADQMEPRVLAAISRDPGLMEVAGHPDDLYTRLSDRAFSGDRDHAKLALLGAVYGQTSGDGLKNLAALRRRFPRAVAYVDDAAKAGEEGRLVRTWLGRTSPKAAGAAEDEEAGLPQAAAAEDDASGQYVPGYASTDARARGRFTRNFVVQGSAADWALLMLAALRRATAGMRAELVFFQHDEVIVHCPAEEAPAVTEAIRAAGDEAGRIAFGETPVRFPFTTATVERYSEAK, encoded by the coding sequence GTGAACGAACGGTGGGCACTCGCGCCCGAGCCGGAGGGGGACGGGGCGCTGCTCGTCGCCCTCGGGCCGGACGGGCTGCCCGCCGGGGAGGTGCGGCGCGAGCCGGACCTGGTGGCGGCCGTCCGGTCCCGCCCGGACGTCGCCCGCTGGGTCTGGCGCGCCACCTCCGAGGTGTATCCGCGGCTGCTCGCAGCCGGCGTCCGGGTCGAGCGGTGCTACGACGTCGAGGACGCCGAGCAGCTCCTCCTCGGCCACGAGGGGCGGCTCGGCGAGCCCCGCTCGGCCGCCGCCGCCTGGGCCCGGCTGCGGAACGCGCCGGTCCCGCCCGACCCGCCGGCCAGGGCCGCCGAGCCCGGCTCGCAGGACTCCCTCTTCGAGCCCGTGGCGTCCGCCGGCATCCCCTTCGACGGGCTCCTCCAGGTGTACGCGGAGCAGCAGCGGCGGCACGACCGGGCCGAGCACCCGGGGCGGATGCGGCTGCTCACCGCCGCCGAGTCCGCGGGCATGCTGGTCGCCGCCGAGATGCACCGGGCCGGGCTGCCCTGGCGGGCCGACGTGCACCGGGAGGTGCTGCACGGCCTGCTCGGCGAGCGGTACGCGGGCGGCGGCGAGCCGCGCCGCCTCGCGGAGCTGGCCGACGAGGTGTCCGCAGCCTTCGGGCACCGGGTGCGGCCCGACCTGCCCGCAGAGGTGCTGAAGGCCTTCGCGCGGGCCGGGATCCGGGTGCGGTCCACCCGCCGCTGGGAGCTGGAGGAGATCGACCACCCGGCGGTCGCGCCCCTCATCGCGTACAAGAAGCTCTACCGGATCTGGACCGCGCACGGCTGGTCCTGGCTGGCCGACTGGGTGCGCGACGGCCGCTTCCGCCCGGAGTACCTGCCGGGCGGCACGGTCAGCGGGCGCTGGACCACCAACGGCGGCGGCGCGCTGCAGATCCCCAAGGTGATCCGGCAGGCCGTGGTCGCCGACGAGGGCTGGCGGCTGGTGGTCGCCGACGCCGACCAGATGGAGCCGCGGGTGCTGGCCGCGATCTCCCGCGACCCCGGCCTGATGGAGGTCGCCGGGCACCCCGACGACCTGTACACCCGGCTGTCCGACCGGGCCTTCTCCGGCGACCGCGACCACGCCAAGCTGGCGCTGCTCGGCGCGGTCTACGGGCAGACCAGCGGCGACGGCCTGAAGAACCTGGCCGCCCTGCGGCGCCGCTTCCCGCGCGCCGTGGCCTATGTGGACGACGCGGCGAAGGCGGGCGAGGAGGGCCGGCTGGTGCGCACCTGGCTGGGCCGCACCAGCCCGAAGGCGGCGGGGGCCGCCGAGGACGAGGAGGCGGGCCTGCCGCAGGCCGCCGCCGCGGAGGACGACGCCTCCGGGCAGTACGTACCGGGGTACGCGTCGACCGACGCCCGCGCCCGGGGCCGCTTCACCCGGAACTTCGTGGTCCAGGGCAGCGCCGCCGACTGGGCCCTGCTGATGCTGGCGGCGCTGCGGCGCGCCACCGCCGGGATGCGGGCCGAGCTGGTCTTCTTCCAGCACGACGAGGTGATCGTGCACTGCCCGGCCGAGGAGGCGCCGGCGGTCACGGAGGCGATCCGCGCGGCGGGCGACGAGGCGGGGCGGATCGCGTTCGGGGAGACGCCGGTGCGTTTCCCGTTCACCACGGCCACGGTGGAGCGCTACTCCGAGGCGAAGTGA
- a CDS encoding helix-turn-helix transcriptional regulator produces MELTATGALLAAHDVIRQPLGEILPRLSEVLAPLIPHLAAAELSTHCAHSPFKRTGDAALPYTAAELTPLLAAGVPGAPWQGRALVGGAEREVVAVRSDATPRGSVLVLVREDGAAPAGAPELGLAQALWDLVTSHFDRFASEAVPDALARSRTAADTRARVTAELTTAHAAALSGLLGVLRSRALDDAAARATATDLAVSSLIELRAESQRDRSVAEEPAAEAFARLADVLRPMLRHSAVRLELGPPQSVRTLPADVAHGTRAIVRALLLIVLEQEAVSRVHVGWTLTEHELRATVRDDGPGLLDACPLGAGSVTDRLEVLGGRLEFDAVPGWGTTVTATVPLATPEAPVAAMSPLTGLGERELEVLTHLALGHRNRQIAQELHISESTVKFHVANILNKLGVGSRGEAAALFHKAA; encoded by the coding sequence ATGGAACTCACCGCCACCGGCGCCCTGTTGGCCGCCCACGACGTCATCCGGCAGCCGCTGGGCGAGATCCTGCCCCGCCTCTCCGAGGTCCTGGCCCCGCTGATCCCGCACCTCGCGGCGGCCGAACTGTCCACGCACTGCGCGCACTCGCCGTTCAAGCGGACCGGCGACGCCGCGCTGCCCTACACCGCCGCCGAGCTCACCCCGCTGCTCGCCGCCGGGGTGCCCGGCGCCCCCTGGCAGGGCCGGGCCCTGGTCGGCGGGGCGGAGCGGGAGGTGGTCGCGGTCCGCAGCGACGCCACGCCCCGCGGCTCGGTCCTCGTCCTCGTACGGGAGGACGGCGCCGCACCGGCCGGCGCACCCGAACTCGGCCTGGCGCAGGCCCTGTGGGACCTGGTGACCAGCCACTTCGACCGGTTCGCGAGCGAGGCGGTGCCGGACGCCCTGGCCCGTTCGCGGACTGCGGCCGACACCCGGGCGCGGGTGACCGCCGAGCTCACCACCGCGCACGCCGCCGCGCTCTCCGGGCTGCTCGGGGTGCTGCGCAGCCGCGCCCTGGACGACGCCGCCGCCCGGGCGACCGCCACCGACCTGGCCGTCTCCTCGCTGATCGAGCTGCGGGCCGAGTCCCAGCGGGACAGGTCGGTCGCCGAGGAACCCGCCGCGGAGGCCTTCGCCCGGCTCGCGGACGTGCTGCGCCCGATGCTGCGGCACAGCGCCGTCCGTCTCGAACTCGGCCCGCCGCAATCCGTCCGCACCCTCCCGGCGGACGTGGCGCACGGCACGCGGGCGATCGTCCGGGCCCTGCTGCTGATCGTGCTGGAGCAGGAGGCGGTCTCCCGGGTGCACGTCGGCTGGACGCTGACCGAGCACGAGCTGCGGGCCACCGTGCGGGACGACGGGCCCGGCCTGCTCGACGCCTGCCCGCTCGGCGCGGGCAGCGTCACCGACCGTCTGGAGGTGCTCGGCGGACGGCTGGAGTTCGACGCAGTGCCCGGCTGGGGCACCACCGTGACGGCCACCGTTCCGCTCGCCACCCCGGAGGCCCCGGTCGCCGCGATGAGCCCGCTGACCGGGCTCGGGGAGCGCGAGCTGGAGGTGCTGACCCATCTGGCGCTCGGGCACCGCAACCGGCAGATCGCGCAGGAGCTGCACATCAGCGAGTCCACGGTGAAGTTCCACGTCGCCAACATCCTGAACAAGCTCGGCGTCGGCTCCCGGGGCGAGGCCGCGGCCCTCTTCCACAAGGCGGCGTGA